One genomic segment of Micromonospora sp. WMMC415 includes these proteins:
- a CDS encoding GntR family transcriptional regulator, with protein sequence MASGTDGRPRHEQIAADLRSRIMSGELAPGSQLPSIPTLVQLYSAATATVQRALGALKAEGAVYSEVGRGVYVRRRRPLAVEASAYVTPSPEGYAYRLLSVAEVVPPGEVAHGLELTEGERAILRHRLLLHDDEPVELSWSYYPAAIARGTELAEHRKIRGGAPRLLADLGYPQQHMRDRVSARMPTTEEIEELDLPPYVPVLRQLRVIRSVDGRPVEVSVLVKGSHLHELHYDQDALTQST encoded by the coding sequence ATGGCCAGCGGAACCGATGGCCGCCCGCGCCATGAGCAGATCGCGGCCGACCTCCGGTCCCGCATCATGTCCGGCGAACTTGCTCCGGGGTCGCAGTTGCCGTCGATCCCGACGCTCGTGCAGCTGTATTCCGCTGCCACCGCGACGGTGCAGCGCGCCCTCGGCGCGCTGAAAGCGGAGGGCGCTGTCTACAGCGAGGTCGGTCGGGGCGTCTACGTCCGGCGGAGGCGGCCGCTGGCTGTCGAGGCGTCGGCATACGTCACCCCTTCGCCCGAGGGCTACGCCTATCGCCTCCTTTCCGTGGCGGAGGTCGTGCCACCAGGGGAGGTGGCGCACGGCTTGGAGTTGACCGAAGGCGAGCGAGCCATCCTGCGGCATCGGCTGCTCCTGCACGACGACGAGCCGGTCGAACTGTCCTGGTCGTATTATCCGGCGGCCATCGCCAGGGGCACCGAGCTGGCTGAGCATCGCAAGATCAGGGGCGGAGCGCCAAGGCTCTTGGCGGACCTCGGCTATCCGCAGCAGCACATGCGCGACCGTGTGTCGGCACGGATGCCCACGACGGAGGAGATCGAGGAGCTCGACCTGCCGCCGTACGTACCAGTGCTGCGTCAGCTGCGGGTGATCCGCTCGGTCGATGGTCGCCCGGTCGAGGTTTCGGTTCTCGTCAAGGGCAGCCACCTGCATGAGCTGCACTACGACCAGGATGCTCTGACGCAGAGCACCTGA
- a CDS encoding UTRA domain-containing protein codes for MGERQWLSVSMPYVRPDDAHGGDAWGADAAGQGGIGTQRLLDVREVVPVAEVAEIFRLEPGDRLIVRRRLMLLDGQPVELTDSYYPISIARDTALAEQRKIRGGAVRLLAELGYRPKRVREDVYTRQPDAAERRMLDLTGHDWALGLTRVLSTEEGVPVEVSIMTMVPWGRRLRYELSID; via the coding sequence ATGGGCGAACGTCAGTGGCTCAGTGTCTCGATGCCCTACGTTCGGCCGGATGATGCTCATGGTGGCGACGCATGGGGCGCCGATGCCGCGGGGCAAGGCGGAATTGGCACGCAGCGACTGCTCGATGTGCGTGAAGTGGTGCCGGTCGCCGAGGTGGCTGAAATTTTTCGCCTGGAACCGGGCGATCGCCTGATCGTCCGACGCCGGTTGATGCTGCTGGACGGTCAGCCGGTGGAGTTGACCGACTCGTACTACCCAATCTCCATCGCCCGCGATACCGCCCTTGCCGAGCAGCGGAAGATCCGCGGTGGGGCCGTCAGGCTGCTCGCTGAGTTGGGCTATCGTCCGAAGCGAGTACGGGAAGACGTCTACACGCGTCAGCCCGACGCGGCCGAGCGGCGCATGCTCGACCTGACCGGTCACGATTGGGCACTGGGCCTCACCCGTGTGCTGAGCACGGAAGAAGGCGTACCGGTCGAGGTCAGCATCATGACGATGGTGCCGTGGGGCCGGCGCCTACGATACGAGCTGTCGATCGACTGA
- a CDS encoding PKD domain-containing protein: protein MLPSSTIYGWNGTRMTLAAFRTASGQAAHDRESDNNVDKRDSANSAAPGYQTTDEWGVARVDDWAVPNTGASPTSYADRGATELVRYPSAQLRAVLNLAADSVQLDASASQPGSALIASYRFTFGDGTTVTQTSPRITHRYAKPGNYHVAVDVIGTDNRSTSAGRDVSVLRRLATVGLLAVGNQRYVGRDPKSGGPLGPNRTTLDSTAEFDVADAGNGQVALFSRADQGYLTTDATGSAALTPGLPTVTTPQRFTMQQNSDGTVSLKSAANGRYVSTNASGSLIPSATAVGPATKFYRANVADANKSLRQAIVRRFVTADPAGTKPLIANSTTAGSNERFDLVDLGGGRVALFAHANRRFVVADAAGTRPLIARTTAVGSDLRGGRRFLVSGQRSRIAVTP from the coding sequence GTGCTGCCGTCCTCCACGATCTACGGCTGGAACGGCACCCGGATGACCCTCGCGGCGTTCCGTACGGCGTCGGGTCAGGCCGCACACGACCGCGAGAGTGACAACAACGTTGACAAGCGGGACTCGGCGAACTCGGCAGCCCCCGGGTACCAGACCACCGACGAGTGGGGCGTCGCGCGCGTCGACGACTGGGCCGTACCGAACACCGGCGCCAGTCCGACTTCGTACGCCGACCGCGGCGCTACCGAGTTGGTCCGCTATCCCAGCGCCCAGCTTCGTGCGGTCCTGAATCTGGCCGCCGACTCGGTGCAACTCGACGCCTCGGCGTCGCAGCCCGGCAGCGCGCTGATCGCCTCGTACCGCTTCACGTTCGGCGACGGCACGACCGTCACCCAGACGTCGCCGAGGATCACCCATCGCTACGCCAAGCCGGGCAACTACCACGTCGCCGTCGACGTCATCGGCACCGACAACCGCTCGACCAGCGCCGGCAGGGACGTGAGCGTGCTGCGGCGGCTCGCGACGGTGGGCCTGCTCGCCGTGGGCAACCAGCGCTACGTCGGGCGCGACCCGAAGTCCGGCGGTCCGCTGGGGCCGAACCGGACCACGCTGGACTCGACGGCGGAGTTCGACGTCGCCGACGCCGGCAACGGCCAGGTCGCCCTCTTCTCGCGGGCCGATCAGGGCTACCTCACCACGGACGCCACGGGTAGTGCGGCGTTGACGCCTGGGCTTCCCACCGTGACCACGCCGCAGCGGTTCACGATGCAGCAGAACAGCGACGGCACCGTCAGTCTCAAGTCCGCCGCCAACGGCCGGTACGTCAGTACCAACGCCTCCGGATCGTTGATCCCGAGCGCGACGGCGGTCGGGCCCGCAACGAAGTTCTACCGGGCGAATGTCGCCGATGCGAACAAGTCGCTCCGACAGGCGATCGTCAGGCGCTTCGTGACGGCCGACCCGGCGGGTACGAAGCCGCTGATCGCGAACAGCACCACCGCCGGCAGCAACGAGCGGTTCGACCTCGTCGACCTGGGTGGTGGACGGGTAGCCCTGTTCGCCCACGCCAACCGCCGGTTCGTCGTGGCCGACGCGGCGGGCACACGACCGCTGATCGCGCGCACCACCGCCGTCGGCTCGGATCTCCGTGGCGGGCGCCGGTTCCTCGTTTCCGGTCAGCGCTCCAGGATCGCGGTCACGCCCTGA
- a CDS encoding acetyl-CoA C-acetyltransferase, giving the protein MQNIRRVAVIGGNRIPFARSNSRYAEASNSDMLGAALDGLVARYGLAGQRVGEVVAGAVLKHSRDFNLTREVVLGSKLDPHTPAYDVQQACGTGLEAAILVANKIALGQIDVGIAGGVDTTSDAPLAVNEEMRRTLLKLNGARTLGERLRIAARLRPTQPFRPDIPRNAEPRTGLSMGEHAARTAVRWQIDRRSQDELALRSHQRLADAYERGFFDDLMTPYLGLTRDQNLRPDTTLEKLGGLRPVFGTKGPDADQATMTAGNSSPLTDGASTVLLASEEWAREHSLPVQAWFTWSETAAVDFVHGDEGLLMAPAYAVPRMLARAGLTLQDFDYYEIHEAFASQVLATLAAWESPEFCKDRLGLDAPLGAIDRDRLNVNGSSLAAGHPFAATGGRIVATLAKLLAEKGGGRGLISICAAGGQGVTAILER; this is encoded by the coding sequence GTGCAGAACATCCGGCGGGTCGCGGTCATCGGCGGCAACCGCATTCCCTTCGCACGCTCCAACTCGCGGTACGCGGAGGCGTCCAACTCGGACATGCTCGGCGCGGCGCTCGACGGGCTGGTGGCCCGCTACGGGCTGGCCGGCCAGCGCGTCGGCGAGGTGGTGGCCGGGGCGGTGCTGAAGCACTCGCGGGACTTCAACCTCACCCGCGAGGTGGTGCTCGGCTCGAAGCTCGACCCGCACACCCCCGCGTACGACGTCCAGCAGGCCTGCGGGACCGGCCTGGAAGCGGCCATCCTGGTCGCCAACAAGATCGCCCTCGGCCAGATCGACGTCGGCATCGCCGGTGGCGTCGACACCACCTCGGACGCGCCGCTCGCCGTCAACGAGGAGATGCGCCGCACGCTGCTCAAGCTGAACGGCGCCCGCACCCTCGGCGAGCGGCTGAGGATCGCCGCGCGGCTCCGGCCGACGCAGCCGTTCCGGCCGGACATCCCGCGCAACGCCGAGCCGCGCACCGGGCTGTCGATGGGGGAGCACGCCGCCCGCACCGCCGTCCGGTGGCAGATCGACCGGCGGTCCCAGGACGAGCTGGCGCTGCGGTCGCACCAGCGGCTCGCCGACGCGTACGAGCGGGGTTTCTTCGACGACCTCATGACGCCGTACCTCGGGCTGACCCGCGACCAGAACCTGCGGCCGGACACCACCCTGGAGAAGCTCGGCGGCCTCCGGCCGGTCTTCGGGACGAAGGGGCCGGACGCCGACCAGGCCACCATGACCGCCGGTAACTCCTCGCCGCTGACCGACGGCGCGTCCACCGTGCTGCTCGCCAGCGAGGAGTGGGCGCGGGAGCACAGCCTGCCGGTGCAGGCGTGGTTCACCTGGTCGGAGACCGCCGCCGTCGACTTCGTGCACGGCGACGAGGGGCTGCTGATGGCACCCGCGTACGCCGTGCCCCGAATGCTGGCCCGCGCCGGCCTGACCCTCCAGGACTTCGACTACTACGAGATCCACGAGGCGTTCGCCTCGCAGGTGCTGGCCACCCTGGCCGCGTGGGAGTCGCCGGAGTTCTGCAAGGACCGGCTGGGCCTGGACGCCCCGCTCGGCGCGATCGACCGGGACCGGTTGAACGTCAACGGTTCCTCGCTGGCCGCCGGGCACCCCTTCGCGGCCACCGGCGGCCGGATCGTGGCGACGCTCGCCAAGCTGCTCGCGGAGAAGGGCGGCGGCCGGGGCCTCATCTCGATCTGCGCGGCCGGTGGTCAGGGCGTGACCGCGATCCTGGAGCGCTGA
- a CDS encoding 3-oxoacyl-ACP reductase translates to MTDRYASFVQSGAGRALVKRLGLPDPPRLRRHRSGDPLLPGPVLLGAAAGGRLVEPVGKILTAAGVELRDPAAVEPAGDTSAQPAPASARFGALVYDATGITDSTGLRQLYDFFHPHARSVLPSGRVIVLGTTPAECPSPREATAQRALEGLTRSIGKEFGRGVTAQLVHVTPSGDASTLTSLDATLRFLLSGRSAYVSGQVVRIGTGRAEPPADWDRPLDGQIVLVTGAARGIGAALARVLARDGAQVVALDIPAAGDELARVANEIGGTAVQLDLTTPDAPARLAEHLASRQGRVDVVVHNAGITRDKTLGRMDVDRWDSVLDVNLSSQERINDVLLERELIPAGGRIVSVSSIAGIAGNRGQTNYATSKAGVIGLVESLAPALSGRGISVNAVAPGFIETRLTARIPLMLREAGRRMNSLSQGGLPVDVAETIGWLAWPASGAVSGNVVRVCGQSLLGA, encoded by the coding sequence ATGACCGACAGGTACGCGAGCTTCGTCCAATCGGGGGCCGGCCGCGCGCTGGTCAAGCGCCTCGGGCTGCCCGACCCGCCGCGCCTGCGCCGGCACCGCTCCGGCGACCCGCTCCTCCCCGGGCCCGTCCTACTCGGCGCCGCCGCCGGTGGCCGCCTCGTCGAGCCGGTCGGCAAGATCCTGACCGCCGCCGGGGTCGAGCTGCGCGACCCGGCCGCCGTCGAACCGGCCGGGGACACGTCGGCACAGCCGGCCCCGGCCAGCGCACGCTTCGGCGCCCTGGTGTACGACGCCACCGGCATCACCGACTCGACCGGGCTCCGCCAGCTGTACGACTTCTTCCACCCCCATGCCCGCTCGGTGCTGCCCAGCGGGCGGGTCATCGTGCTGGGCACCACGCCCGCCGAGTGCCCGTCGCCCCGGGAGGCCACCGCGCAGCGGGCCCTGGAGGGGCTGACCCGCAGCATCGGCAAGGAGTTCGGCCGGGGCGTCACCGCCCAGCTCGTCCACGTCACCCCGAGCGGTGACGCGAGCACGCTCACCAGCCTCGACGCCACCCTCCGGTTCCTGCTCTCCGGCCGGTCCGCGTACGTGTCCGGGCAGGTGGTCCGGATCGGCACCGGGCGGGCGGAGCCGCCCGCCGACTGGGACCGCCCGCTGGACGGGCAGATCGTGCTGGTCACCGGCGCGGCGCGCGGGATCGGCGCGGCACTGGCCCGGGTCCTCGCCCGCGACGGCGCCCAGGTGGTCGCCCTGGACATCCCGGCCGCCGGCGACGAGCTGGCCCGGGTGGCCAACGAGATCGGCGGGACCGCCGTCCAGCTCGACCTGACCACCCCGGACGCGCCGGCCCGGCTCGCCGAGCACCTGGCAAGCCGGCAGGGCCGGGTCGACGTGGTGGTGCACAACGCCGGCATCACCCGGGACAAGACCCTCGGCCGGATGGACGTCGACCGCTGGGACTCGGTGCTCGACGTCAACCTGTCCAGCCAGGAGCGGATCAACGACGTGCTGCTGGAACGTGAGCTGATCCCGGCCGGCGGGCGGATCGTCTCGGTCTCCTCGATCGCGGGGATCGCCGGCAACCGCGGGCAGACCAACTACGCCACCAGCAAGGCCGGCGTGATCGGCCTGGTGGAGTCGCTCGCGCCGGCGCTGAGCGGCCGCGGGATCAGCGTCAACGCGGTCGCCCCGGGGTTCATCGAGACCCGGCTGACCGCCCGGATCCCGCTGATGCTGCGCGAGGCGGGCCGGCGGATGAACAGCCTGTCCCAGGGCGGCCTGCCGGTCGACGTGGCCGAGACGATCGGCTGGCTCGCCTGGCCGGCGAGCGGCGCGGTGAGCGGCAACGTCGTCCGGGTCTGCGGCCAGAGTCTGCTGGGGGCGTGA
- a CDS encoding MaoC/PaaZ C-terminal domain-containing protein, whose amino-acid sequence MAGPKEPSDDLTVDELIEGPTQVIPERDLAAPHPGGHDVSLESTHDLSALADDRTHDLTATAARVVRSRVELAQMPAAGALYRRALLGALPGRRGRRAPQPPSVELAVAEVAVDRSHLAAYDRVCGFRLTDRLPATFPHIMGFPLALRLMTAPDFPIPLTGVVHVGNRITVHRPIRADETLDFTTYAENLRPHDRGRVVDVVLVGSVGGEEVWRGVSTYLGKERTPGGGERRDRAEPTLAPAASARWRVEPSVGTAYARVSGDHNPIHTSRLGARLFGFRRPIAHGMWSKARCLAALEPRLPDAYTVDVAFKLPLPLPSTVNFNSTPTGNFAIHDSHARPHLLGTVRAEGRAPS is encoded by the coding sequence ATGGCGGGCCCGAAGGAACCATCCGACGACCTCACCGTCGACGAGCTGATCGAGGGTCCCACCCAGGTCATCCCCGAACGCGACCTCGCGGCGCCGCACCCCGGCGGCCACGACGTGAGCCTCGAGTCGACCCACGACCTGTCGGCGCTCGCCGACGACCGGACGCACGACCTGACCGCGACCGCCGCGCGGGTCGTTCGGTCCCGCGTCGAACTGGCGCAGATGCCGGCGGCGGGGGCGCTCTACCGCCGGGCGCTGCTCGGCGCGCTGCCCGGCCGCCGCGGCCGGCGCGCTCCGCAGCCGCCGTCGGTCGAGCTGGCCGTCGCCGAGGTCGCCGTGGACCGGAGTCACCTCGCCGCGTACGACCGGGTGTGCGGGTTCCGGCTCACCGACCGGCTGCCCGCCACCTTCCCGCACATCATGGGCTTCCCGCTGGCGCTGCGCCTGATGACCGCCCCGGACTTCCCGATCCCGCTCACCGGCGTGGTCCACGTCGGCAACCGGATCACCGTCCACCGGCCGATCCGCGCCGACGAGACGCTCGACTTCACCACGTACGCCGAGAACCTGCGCCCGCACGACCGGGGCCGGGTGGTGGACGTGGTGCTGGTGGGTTCGGTCGGCGGCGAGGAGGTCTGGCGCGGCGTGTCCACGTACCTCGGGAAGGAGCGCACGCCCGGCGGCGGCGAGCGGCGCGACCGGGCCGAGCCGACCCTGGCGCCGGCCGCCTCGGCCCGCTGGCGGGTCGAGCCGTCGGTCGGTACGGCCTACGCGCGGGTCTCCGGCGACCACAACCCGATCCACACCTCGCGGCTCGGCGCGCGACTGTTCGGGTTCCGGCGCCCGATCGCCCACGGCATGTGGAGCAAGGCGCGCTGCCTGGCCGCGCTGGAGCCCCGGCTGCCGGACGCCTACACGGTCGACGTGGCGTTCAAGCTGCCGCTGCCCCTACCCAGCACGGTCAACTTCAACAGCACCCCCACCGGAAACTTCGCCATCCACGACTCCCACGCCCGCCCACACCTGCTCGGCACGGTCCGGGCGGAAGGAAGGGCCCCCTCTTAA
- a CDS encoding DedA family protein — translation MESVLDLLRQTVTSPWVYLLIFALTAVDAVVPMVPGEAAVIAAAVLATSGQPELVAVWVSAALGAIAGDHVSYEIGRGGGARRLANFPAESRRRASLEWARRALDRHGGMILTTARYVPGGRTAVTLTMGAVRYPRRSFLLYDAIGGVTWALYCVLLGYFGGITFERDPLRGVLAGLGVSVVVTVLIEAVRRARRRTTARG, via the coding sequence ATGGAGTCCGTGCTCGACCTGCTGCGACAGACGGTCACCTCACCGTGGGTGTACCTGCTGATCTTCGCGCTCACGGCGGTCGACGCGGTCGTCCCGATGGTGCCCGGCGAGGCGGCGGTGATCGCCGCGGCCGTGCTCGCCACGAGCGGCCAGCCGGAGCTGGTGGCGGTCTGGGTGTCCGCCGCGCTCGGCGCGATCGCCGGGGACCATGTCTCATACGAGATCGGACGCGGCGGCGGCGCGCGGCGGCTCGCCAACTTCCCGGCGGAGAGCCGGCGCAGGGCCAGCTTGGAGTGGGCCCGCCGGGCACTGGACCGGCACGGCGGGATGATCCTCACCACCGCGCGCTACGTCCCGGGCGGCCGGACGGCGGTCACGCTGACGATGGGTGCGGTCCGCTACCCGCGGCGGTCGTTCCTGCTGTACGACGCGATCGGTGGGGTGACCTGGGCGCTGTACTGCGTGCTGCTCGGCTATTTCGGCGGGATCACCTTCGAGCGGGACCCGCTCCGGGGCGTCCTGGCCGGCCTGGGCGTGTCGGTGGTGGTGACGGTGCTGATCGAGGCGGTGCGCCGTGCCCGCCGCCGGACCACCGCCCGCGGCTGA